The Corallococcus silvisoli genome contains a region encoding:
- a CDS encoding cupin domain-containing protein — translation MGDTSVKKVESRHSPKGEMGQKYLASGVRVAMRLWEDEPPAEAKPASTRDYETVGYVLKGRAELHLEGQVILLNPGDSWLVPRGSSHTYKVLETFSAVEATSPVSSVHGRDEHDAVAKGAKA, via the coding sequence ATGGGCGACACCAGCGTGAAGAAGGTCGAAAGCCGCCATTCCCCCAAGGGGGAGATGGGCCAGAAGTACCTCGCGTCCGGCGTCCGCGTGGCCATGCGGCTGTGGGAGGACGAGCCGCCCGCCGAGGCCAAGCCCGCCAGCACCCGCGACTACGAGACCGTGGGCTACGTGCTCAAGGGCCGCGCGGAGCTGCACCTGGAGGGGCAGGTCATCCTGCTGAACCCCGGTGACTCCTGGCTCGTGCCGCGCGGCTCCAGTCACACGTACAAGGTCCTGGAGACCTTCTCCGCCGTGGAGGCGACCAGCCCCGTGTCCTCCGTGCACGGCCGTGACGAGCACGACGCCGTGGCGAAGGGCGCCAAGGCCTGA
- a CDS encoding cold-shock protein translates to MATGTVKWFNDAKGFGFIAQDNGEDVFCHHTAINMDGFRTLAEGQKVEFEVTKGPKGLQAQNVRAA, encoded by the coding sequence ATGGCAACTGGTACCGTGAAGTGGTTCAACGACGCGAAGGGCTTCGGTTTCATCGCGCAGGACAATGGCGAAGACGTTTTCTGCCATCACACTGCCATCAACATGGATGGCTTCCGCACCCTGGCCGAGGGCCAGAAGGTGGAGTTCGAAGTCACCAAGGGCCCCAAGGGCCTGCAGGCGCAGAACGTCCGCGCCGCCTGA
- a CDS encoding periplasmic heavy metal sensor, which yields MFGFVFGTACLAGLFATLHRGRHGHYHHHAGHGGRWSARPRLRWLFERLETSPGQEKVIVKAVEDVREAFAKVKDQWGPSRTALAGSMRGEHFDGAMLRELFSRHDVALETLRNAVQDGLSRMHEALEPNQRRELADIIEHGWGYGWRGGRGWHGRGCGGRGRWGGRPHNDDGPASFV from the coding sequence ATGTTCGGATTCGTTTTCGGTACCGCCTGCCTCGCCGGTCTCTTCGCCACCCTGCACCGCGGGCGGCACGGCCACTACCACCACCACGCGGGCCATGGGGGCCGCTGGAGCGCGCGCCCCCGGCTCCGCTGGCTCTTCGAGCGGCTGGAGACGTCGCCCGGCCAGGAGAAGGTCATCGTGAAGGCGGTGGAGGACGTGCGCGAGGCCTTCGCCAAGGTGAAGGACCAGTGGGGCCCCAGCCGCACGGCGCTCGCGGGGTCGATGCGCGGGGAGCACTTCGACGGCGCCATGCTGCGGGAGCTGTTCAGCCGCCACGACGTGGCGCTGGAGACGTTGCGCAACGCGGTGCAGGACGGGCTGTCCCGGATGCACGAGGCGCTGGAGCCCAACCAGCGCCGCGAGCTCGCGGACATCATCGAGCACGGCTGGGGCTACGGCTGGCGCGGGGGCCGGGGCTGGCACGGGCGAGGCTGCGGTGGACGCGGCCGTTGGGGAGGCCGTCCCCACAACGATGACGGCCCGGCGTCCTTCGTCTGA